Proteins from one Prevotella sp. E2-28 genomic window:
- the recR gene encoding recombination mediator RecR, giving the protein MIQQYPSRLLERAVQEFSKLPGIGRKTALRLVLHLLRQESEDVLQFTDAISRMKQEVKFCKVCHNISDQDICPICSDQRRDGSTICVVENIQDVMAVENTQQFTGLYHVLGGLISPMDGIGPSDLEIDSLVARVAEGNVKEVILALSSTMEGDTTNFYIFRKLASYDVKISIIARGIAVGNELEYTDEVTLGRSILNRTPFDGK; this is encoded by the coding sequence ATGATACAACAATATCCATCACGATTACTGGAGCGGGCGGTTCAGGAGTTCTCCAAACTGCCGGGCATAGGGCGCAAGACGGCCTTGCGACTGGTGCTACACTTGCTGCGTCAGGAAAGCGAGGATGTACTGCAGTTCACAGATGCTATCAGTCGGATGAAGCAGGAGGTGAAGTTCTGTAAGGTGTGTCATAATATTAGTGATCAGGATATCTGTCCTATCTGCTCAGACCAACGTCGTGATGGTTCTACAATATGTGTTGTAGAGAATATTCAGGACGTGATGGCTGTAGAGAATACTCAACAGTTCACGGGACTCTATCATGTCTTAGGTGGACTTATCTCGCCGATGGACGGTATTGGTCCTAGTGACTTGGAGATAGATTCGCTTGTGGCTCGTGTGGCAGAGGGCAACGTGAAGGAAGTTATCCTTGCGCTGAGTTCCACGATGGAAGGTGACACGACGAATTTCTATATCTTCCGCAAACTGGCTTCATATGATGTGAAGATATCCATTATCGCCCGTGGTATTGCTGTGGGCAATGAATTAGAATATACTGATGAGGTGACGCTAGGACGTTCCATCCTGAACCGTACACCTTTCGACGGAAAATAA
- a CDS encoding glycosyltransferase family 2 protein has translation MKLSVIIVNYNVRYYLEQCIYSVRRAAEGIDYEILVVDNHSSDGSVQYLKEHFGDSITLIDSNHNLGFAKANNIAIRQSKGEYVLLLNPDTFVGENCIRQVLEFMDAHPKSGGAGVMMYDGNGNVARESRRGLPTPYVSFLKMLGFTKRYYMSHLSWDQPERIEVVSGAFMMLRRSVLDKIGLLDEDFFMYGEDIDLSYRILKAGFENWYIPARIVHYKGESTQKTSFRYVHVFYQAMLIFFRKHYGHLTFLVTLPIKVAIYFRAFIALIQMLSSRTHKYLGFFPKSMANMTYHFKGRKKMVTECKAIVLRKGLTTAKESQASCIVYDMSSYSFEDVITEAAKHSGCKLGTYRVKSHIIITPQEIIG, from the coding sequence ATGAAACTGTCAGTCATCATAGTCAATTATAATGTTCGCTATTATCTGGAGCAGTGTATCTATAGCGTTCGGCGGGCTGCTGAAGGCATAGATTACGAGATTCTGGTAGTTGACAATCATTCTAGTGACGGTTCGGTACAATATCTGAAAGAGCATTTCGGCGACAGTATTACTCTGATTGACAGTAACCATAACCTTGGTTTCGCTAAGGCCAACAACATCGCTATCCGACAGTCTAAGGGTGAGTATGTCTTACTCTTGAATCCAGATACTTTTGTAGGAGAGAACTGTATCCGCCAGGTGCTTGAGTTCATGGATGCTCATCCCAAATCGGGTGGGGCAGGCGTTATGATGTATGATGGTAATGGCAACGTGGCACGTGAATCGCGACGCGGGTTGCCTACGCCTTATGTCTCATTCCTCAAGATGCTGGGCTTTACGAAGCGCTATTATATGAGCCACCTTTCTTGGGACCAGCCCGAACGTATTGAGGTGGTTAGTGGTGCATTTATGATGTTGCGTCGCTCGGTATTGGATAAGATAGGCCTTTTGGATGAGGATTTCTTTATGTATGGAGAAGATATAGATCTGTCGTATAGAATCCTGAAGGCGGGTTTTGAAAACTGGTATATTCCTGCCCGTATAGTGCATTATAAGGGCGAGTCAACTCAGAAAACCAGTTTCCGCTATGTGCATGTGTTCTATCAGGCCATGCTGATTTTCTTCCGTAAGCATTATGGACATCTGACCTTCCTGGTAACACTTCCCATCAAAGTAGCTATCTATTTCCGTGCCTTTATCGCATTGATTCAGATGCTCTCTTCCCGTACGCATAAATACCTGGGATTTTTTCCGAAGAGTATGGCCAATATGACCTATCATTTTAAGGGAAGGAAGAAGATGGTGACGGAATGTAAGGCTATAGTTTTGCGTAAGGGACTGACTACAGCGAAGGAGAGTCAGGCAAGCTGTATTGTCTATGATATGAGCTCTTACTCTTTTGAAGATGTCATTACCGAGGCAGCTAAGCACTCTGGGTGTAAATTAGGTACTTATAGGGTGAAGAGTCATATCATTATCACCCCTCAGGAAATAATAGGATGA
- a CDS encoding GNAT family N-acetyltransferase yields the protein MMPQVYLRAMEPEDLDMLYHIENDETMWNVGLTNVPYSRFVLHEFMSETTGDIYTDKQVRLIVEDENHQSIGIADIMKFDPKNRKAEVGIVISCPHRRKGYAKAALAYIHKYALDTLHLHQLYAIIAQDNEASLSLFKQIGYQEVGALSDWLYDGQSYHDALLLQYLL from the coding sequence ATGATGCCGCAAGTATATCTTAGGGCTATGGAGCCAGAGGATCTCGATATGCTTTATCATATTGAGAATGATGAGACGATGTGGAATGTTGGTCTGACTAATGTGCCTTATTCCCGTTTCGTCCTCCATGAGTTTATGTCAGAGACTACTGGTGATATCTATACTGATAAGCAGGTTCGTCTGATTGTTGAAGACGAGAATCACCAGTCTATTGGTATCGCTGATATCATGAAGTTCGACCCTAAGAACCGTAAGGCAGAGGTAGGAATCGTCATCAGTTGCCCACATCGCAGGAAAGGCTATGCCAAAGCAGCACTTGCGTATATTCACAAGTATGCCCTTGATACCCTTCATCTGCACCAGTTGTATGCCATCATAGCTCAGGATAATGAGGCTTCCCTGTCTTTGTTCAAACAAATAGGCTATCAGGAGGTGGGTGCTCTGTCTGACTGGCTTTACGACGGGCAGTCGTATCATGATGCCCTGTTGCTTCAGTACCTCTTATAA
- a CDS encoding RNA methyltransferase, with amino-acid sequence MISKNQIKFVHQLEQKKYRKKEGLFVAEGPKVVGDLLRAGFNAQEIYATKEWNNNGMHAQEVTDEELRKVSFLQHPQQVLALFEIPSGKLSSDSALSLALDDVQDPGNLGTIIRIADWFGISTIYCSENTVDAWSPKVVQATMGSIARVNIVYTDLKELIQNATVPVYGTLLDGQNIYTQELSQDGIIVMGNEGNGISQAIRPLINRKLLIPQFHEGPESLNVAIATAITCSEFRRRSQL; translated from the coding sequence ATGATAAGCAAAAATCAAATAAAGTTCGTACACCAATTAGAGCAGAAGAAATACCGCAAGAAAGAAGGACTTTTCGTGGCAGAAGGCCCCAAAGTGGTAGGAGACTTGCTGCGTGCAGGTTTCAATGCCCAGGAGATCTATGCTACGAAAGAATGGAATAACAACGGAATGCACGCTCAGGAAGTCACCGATGAAGAACTGCGAAAGGTGAGTTTCCTGCAACATCCCCAGCAAGTGCTGGCGCTCTTTGAGATTCCGTCTGGCAAGCTTTCTTCAGATTCTGCCCTCTCACTGGCCCTCGATGATGTGCAGGACCCAGGCAATCTGGGTACAATCATCAGGATTGCAGACTGGTTTGGTATCAGCACCATCTACTGTTCTGAAAACACGGTAGATGCATGGAGCCCGAAGGTTGTACAAGCTACAATGGGCAGTATTGCACGCGTCAATATCGTATATACAGACTTAAAAGAACTTATCCAGAATGCGACAGTTCCTGTTTACGGTACCCTGCTCGACGGGCAGAATATCTATACACAGGAACTATCGCAGGATGGTATTATCGTCATGGGAAATGAAGGCAACGGCATATCGCAAGCCATACGCCCATTGATAAACAGAAAGCTATTGATTCCTCAGTTTCATGAAGGTCCGGAGAGTCTGAACGTTGCTATTGCAACAGCAATCACCTGCTCGGAGTTCAGACGCAGAAGTCAGTTATAA
- a CDS encoding flavodoxin family protein, giving the protein MDRRDFMKNATMAAAGAAVVSPVSAMVNSVTGKKCKVLMINGSPRTDGNTFCCLQEIETTLHKHGIDTEIVQIGRKPVRMCINCGGCRQNGGKGCVFDDDLCSEITEKMATADALIVGTPVYYGQPNGGVLSLMQRLFYSSGRLVQNKPAAALAVCRRGGATATLQTMNMMFEMMNMPVITSQYWNIAYGTAKGEVKLDTEGMQTMRTLATNMAFLLQKIHADGDAAPKRDERPQYMNFIR; this is encoded by the coding sequence ATGGATAGAAGAGATTTTATGAAGAATGCTACGATGGCGGCTGCAGGAGCAGCAGTCGTATCGCCTGTATCGGCTATGGTGAATTCGGTGACGGGCAAGAAGTGCAAGGTACTCATGATTAATGGCAGTCCACGAACTGACGGTAACACGTTCTGCTGTCTTCAAGAGATAGAGACAACGCTGCATAAACACGGCATTGACACGGAAATAGTTCAGATAGGCCGAAAGCCCGTCCGCATGTGTATCAATTGCGGTGGCTGTCGGCAGAACGGCGGAAAAGGTTGTGTGTTTGATGATGACCTCTGTAGCGAGATTACTGAAAAGATGGCCACGGCAGATGCTCTCATTGTGGGAACACCCGTATATTATGGACAGCCCAACGGCGGTGTGCTTTCTCTGATGCAACGACTGTTTTACTCATCGGGCCGACTGGTGCAGAACAAGCCCGCTGCTGCTTTGGCAGTATGTCGTCGAGGTGGTGCTACGGCTACGCTGCAGACCATGAACATGATGTTTGAGATGATGAATATGCCAGTGATTACTTCACAATACTGGAACATTGCTTATGGTACTGCTAAAGGTGAGGTGAAACTTGATACCGAGGGCATGCAGACTATGCGTACCTTGGCCACCAATATGGCCTTCCTGTTGCAGAAGATTCATGCTGACGGCGATGCAGCGCCAAAGCGTGACGAGCGTCCACAGTATATGAACTTTATCCGATAA